The following are from one region of the Trichoplusia ni isolate ovarian cell line Hi5 chromosome 1, tn1, whole genome shotgun sequence genome:
- the LOC113494267 gene encoding 28S ribosomal protein S15, mitochondrial, translated as MLRRLACTVVQSRGIKHTVNVKWVRPDYVPSYKPEKSGDLEGLPPIPETAIGRDYALSDEIKDASEAVRKIFSVGHLGRKEYNLLVKKEMMDRVKRHQYDYSSAETKIAYLTGQIRYLQDTMDKFPRNKKMKQLVQERIDKRKKLLKFLRQYDYKKFEWILEKLNIEYKGHPDSYHKLSRKESLRKLTEMHCDDIRNKKLSDYRSLLESQQGPFLKQKLEALKFIRNEQKELELPITVTEQDIQKVEKLLDDWTIKDEIKQQAQKKKKSILLDSD; from the exons ATGTTGCGGCGATTAGCATGTACGGTCGTTCAATCCCGAGGTATTAAACATACTGTGAATGTGAAATGGGTTCGACCAGATTACGTGCCTTCTTATAAACCAGAGAAGTCTGGTGACTTAGAAGGTCTTCCTCCCATACCTGAAACCGCTATAGGCAGAGATTATGCTTTGTCTGACGAAATTAAaga TGCATCAGAAGCTGTGCGGAAGATATTTTCGGTCGGCCATCTCGGTCGCAAAGAATACAACTTGTTGGTAAAGAAAGAGATGATGGATAGGGTTAAGAGGCATCAGTATGATTACAGCTCAGCTGAAACTAAAA TTGCATACCTTACTGGCCAGATTCGCTACCTACAAGACACAATGGACAAGTTCCcaagaaataagaaaatgaaG CAACTGGTTCAAGAGAGAATTGACAAGAGGAAGAAATTACTCAAGTTTTTGAGACAATATGATTACAAGAAATTTGAATGGATTTTGGAAAAACTTAATATTGAATACAAGGGCCATCCAGA TTCTTACCATAAGCTATCCCGAAAGGAATCACTCCGGAAGCTAACTGAAATGCATTGCGATGACATTCGGAACAAAAAACTCTCAGACTATCGGAGCTTACTAGAAAGTCAACAAGGGCCTTTCTTAAAACAGAAGTTAGAAGCCCTCAAGTTCATAAGGAATGAACAGAAAGAGCTTGAGTTACCAATAACGGTGACAGAACAGGATATACAAAAAGTAGAGAAGTTGTTGGATGATTGGACGATAAAGGATGAAATTAAACAACAGGCGCAGAAGAAAAAGAAGAGTATTTTGTTAGATTCAGATTAA
- the LOC113494254 gene encoding SH3 domain-containing protein Dlish isoform X2 codes for MGRITGSASIETLVRVGIEKEHGLSPDSKMVVLHDFAPCVDDELEVKRGQIVNVLYRENDWVYVIVAESRREGFIPHSYCAPCEHHDLKKKLPRSRSPTDLAHRDVSQLSVSDGVTNDGHSELGSEGEACPFSKDPSGRYVVLYTFTARDENDVDVERGEFVTVLNREDPDWYWIVRSDGQEGFIPSGFVYPAVVQATQQDNTQPILPPVTNNNTMNNKLNAQPQDSDGRYHGTELVMLYDYKAQAPDDLSVKRGEWVYADLTQQTVEGWLWAHAPKSRRSGFIPTAYARAPHTTAL; via the exons ATGGGTCGTATCACAGGGTCGGCCAGTATAGAGACATTAGTGAGGGTCGGGATTGAGAAGGAGCATGGCCTCAGTCCTGACTCCAAGATGGTGGTGTTGCATGACTTCGCACCATGTGTTGATGATGAATTAGAG GTAAAACGCGGACAGATAGTGAACGTACTATACCGGGAGAACGACTGGGTGTACGTCATAGTGGCGGAGTCCCGTCGCGAGGGGTTCATACCGCACTCGTACTGTGCGCCCTGCGAACATCATGATCTGAAGAAGAAGCTGCCCCGTAGCCGGTCTCCTACTGATTTAGCGCATCGGGATGTATCACA ATTATCAGTCTCCGACGGCGTAACGAACGACGGTCACTCGGAGCTCGGCAGCGAGGGTGAGGCGTGTCCCTTCAGCAAGGACCCCTCCGGGAGATATGTGGTGCTGTACACCTTCACAGCAAGAGACGAGAATGATGTCGATGTAGAACGCGGCGAGTTTGTCACTG TGCTGAACAGAGAGGATCCTGACTGGTACTGGATAGTCCGCAGCGACGGGCAGGAGGGTTTCATTCCATCAGGATTTGTCTATCCCGCTGTAGTTCAAG CGACACAACAAGACAACACGCAGCCCATCCTCCCGCCGGTGACCAACAACAACACGATGAACAACAAGCTGAACGCGCAGCCGCAGGACAGCGACGGTCGGTACCACGGGACGGAACTAGTCATGCTCTATGATTATAAG GCGCAGGCGCCGGACGACCTGTCGGTGAAGCGCGGCGAGTGGGTGTACGCGGACCTGACGCAGCAGACCGTGGAGGGCTGGCTGTGGGCGCACGCGCCCAAGTCGCGCCGCTCCGGGTTCATACCCACCGCCTACGCACGGGCCCCGCACACTACTGCCCTCTAG
- the LOC113494254 gene encoding SH3 domain-containing protein Dlish isoform X1, with amino-acid sequence MAFLCPVRIRRGKKKKSSSGDSDKDLSRPGSGLSPGMGRITGSASIETLVRVGIEKEHGLSPDSKMVVLHDFAPCVDDELEVKRGQIVNVLYRENDWVYVIVAESRREGFIPHSYCAPCEHHDLKKKLPRSRSPTDLAHRDVSQLSVSDGVTNDGHSELGSEGEACPFSKDPSGRYVVLYTFTARDENDVDVERGEFVTVLNREDPDWYWIVRSDGQEGFIPSGFVYPAVVQATQQDNTQPILPPVTNNNTMNNKLNAQPQDSDGRYHGTELVMLYDYKAQAPDDLSVKRGEWVYADLTQQTVEGWLWAHAPKSRRSGFIPTAYARAPHTTAL; translated from the exons atggCGTTTCTGTGTCCAGTGAGAATTAGAAGGggaaagaagaagaaat cAAGCAGCGGTGATTCAGACAAAGACCTGTCCAGACCTGGTTCAGGTCTAAGCCCTGGCATGGGTCGTATCACAGGGTCGGCCAGTATAGAGACATTAGTGAGGGTCGGGATTGAGAAGGAGCATGGCCTCAGTCCTGACTCCAAGATGGTGGTGTTGCATGACTTCGCACCATGTGTTGATGATGAATTAGAG GTAAAACGCGGACAGATAGTGAACGTACTATACCGGGAGAACGACTGGGTGTACGTCATAGTGGCGGAGTCCCGTCGCGAGGGGTTCATACCGCACTCGTACTGTGCGCCCTGCGAACATCATGATCTGAAGAAGAAGCTGCCCCGTAGCCGGTCTCCTACTGATTTAGCGCATCGGGATGTATCACA ATTATCAGTCTCCGACGGCGTAACGAACGACGGTCACTCGGAGCTCGGCAGCGAGGGTGAGGCGTGTCCCTTCAGCAAGGACCCCTCCGGGAGATATGTGGTGCTGTACACCTTCACAGCAAGAGACGAGAATGATGTCGATGTAGAACGCGGCGAGTTTGTCACTG TGCTGAACAGAGAGGATCCTGACTGGTACTGGATAGTCCGCAGCGACGGGCAGGAGGGTTTCATTCCATCAGGATTTGTCTATCCCGCTGTAGTTCAAG CGACACAACAAGACAACACGCAGCCCATCCTCCCGCCGGTGACCAACAACAACACGATGAACAACAAGCTGAACGCGCAGCCGCAGGACAGCGACGGTCGGTACCACGGGACGGAACTAGTCATGCTCTATGATTATAAG GCGCAGGCGCCGGACGACCTGTCGGTGAAGCGCGGCGAGTGGGTGTACGCGGACCTGACGCAGCAGACCGTGGAGGGCTGGCTGTGGGCGCACGCGCCCAAGTCGCGCCGCTCCGGGTTCATACCCACCGCCTACGCACGGGCCCCGCACACTACTGCCCTCTAG